In Chryseobacterium scophthalmum, the genomic stretch TCAGAATGACAGTTGCGTAGTCAAATCAGTCGTCAATTCCTTTTCCGTCGAGAATATTTTGATAATATTTTTCAATTCGTGTTTCGCGGGTTTTTGATTGTTTCGCCTGATTAAAATAGAATAAATATCCTTTTTGTCTTCCCGGACTTAAAGCATAAAATGATTCATTTAAAGTTTTGTCTTCATCCAAAGCTCTTTGGAATTCTTCAGGAACAGGATATTCCGATGCCTTTTTCAATTCTACTTTTTGTCCTGACTGTTCTATTTTTACAGCTTCCTGAATGTATTTTTTGATAATTGCTCGCTGTTTTTCTACTTCCTCAATATTTTTAAATCTGATTTGTCTTGCCGATTGTACATTTTCAGTCTGCTGAATTAAAATATGATCAGGGTCTTTCATTAATGCTCCTTTATGAAAAAGTAAGGCAAAATATTCTTTAAAACCATGAATGAGCACCACGTTTTTTCCCTCTAATGTGTAGCAAGGATGCATCCATTTATAATCTTCTTCCAGAGAATCAATCTCAGAAATGATTTCCCGCAACAAATAGAATTCTTCTTTCCATTTTTTGGCTTTTTCAAAAAATTGTTCGGCTTGTAGATTCATTTTAAATGTTTTTAGAAATTATATTTCTGTCTGAAGGTCTGAAATACCACGATAAAATCGTTACAATCAATAAGATCAAAGCGGGAAATGCTTCTGTAAAAGATTGTCCTACTGCAAAATGAGAGATTGCTGCACCCGACATTGCAAAGAAAAACCCTGCATAAGCCCATTCTTTCAGCAAAGGAAATTTAGGAATGAGAATTGCGATTACACCCAAAATTTTCCAGACTCCCAAGAT encodes the following:
- a CDS encoding YdeI/OmpD-associated family protein; its protein translation is MNLQAEQFFEKAKKWKEEFYLLREIISEIDSLEEDYKWMHPCYTLEGKNVVLIHGFKEYFALLFHKGALMKDPDHILIQQTENVQSARQIRFKNIEEVEKQRAIIKKYIQEAVKIEQSGQKVELKKASEYPVPEEFQRALDEDKTLNESFYALSPGRQKGYLFYFNQAKQSKTRETRIEKYYQNILDGKGIDD
- a CDS encoding DoxX family protein, coding for MEKRNKIIYWILTIFLSIGMLAGGIQQALQIGGYNEIITKLHYPLYVLSILGVWKILGVIAILIPKFPLLKEWAYAGFFFAMSGAAISHFAVGQSFTEAFPALILLIVTILSWYFRPSDRNIISKNI